The Helicoverpa armigera isolate CAAS_96S chromosome 5, ASM3070526v1, whole genome shotgun sequence sequence tcatgaaatcaaatattttgtttaaaagcgAATGTTTGAATTTTCTACGAcattataaatgttattttaatgtactgtAGGACCGGGAAATAGTTATCTtgctcaaaatgaaaaactgattcGATATCACGACGTTTATTGTTTGGGCTCGAGAGGTGAAGTGACACACTTCAATATAAcgaataaaaccttacaaaaAAGAGTTTCTAATTAAATACCACATCTCTACAGTACACAGTATCAAGATattatatgtaagtaataaaaatacataggctTTGTGAGTCACTCAGTAAACTCCTATAGTCGTGTCTCAGTAATAATAGTGTTATGGCAGACATTACGAACATCGCCACATctgctattaatattttaatgtccgTATAAATGGATCTATATTAATGAGCTCGGATTCCTTATTGAATTGTGTTTTTCTGAGCCGatcttattgtttttgtttttactataaattatttataatggcCACACAACACTCTAACCATCAAGACGAGCCTGAAGGAAGCCATCTACGCAATAGTCAATTTTCTTCCAAATAAATGTGCTGCACACATCACTCTGGCCTTAACTGCGCAAAGTCGTCAAATTCATAATTTGTCCATCATCAATTCGTCCAAAAAGAATGAATGatcataatttacatatttatgaataaaactcCACCCAATTTCGGTGTAGTTAAGTACACCATCTTTAAACAGGATACGAACCATTTTCACATTCCTAATAGTCTACTGTTTCTGTTTCAGAGTTCTTCAAGAGGCTACTGAAGCAGTCTCGGGAGGAATTCCACATGATGTTCAAGAGAACGTACGGCATGATATACGAACAACACTCCTATGTCTTCGAACAACTGTTTGAACAACTAGAGAGGTAAGAAATTAGTAATAGGTAACTAAATTAGCACCTTTCGTCAAAAAATACAGCACCCCGAAAAGCCCTTTTTCACCACTTCGCAGTATTACGGCATTGACATTTAAGAAACTGTTATTAACGCTTCTAAGAACGAGAAACAAATGGCGGATGAAATATTAATGAACCCTAAGCTCTGATGAAAACAAATATGGCTCAACATTACCAAGAAATTGGTGTTAACCAAACAGGCGTAGGCAGATCTTAATACCACATAATGGCCAGACTTGTAGTCTCACACCCTCACTTGTAATGACATCATCAATATAAGTGTTGAAGATGATATGACGTCATAAGCCATGAACATATAAAAGGCCGAGATACAGAATCGACGACCTCGTTGGCGCAACGGTCATCATGTAGGACTGTCTAACTgatggtcccgggttcgattcccggtacgtTAAACATTTGTTTGATGAGCTTGCTTGTTGGCTGGGGTTTGTTGGgtgatataatatgtatttacaagtaTATGTACATGTAAAGTAATGcagtttttagttttgttagcacccataacacaagctaataaataggtTACCTAGAATCttgaattaaaacaattgaatatgtaaTTTGTTACTGGAAACCCCGACAGTAGTCCGTAGTAAGATAGAATATGAGTGCTATTTCTCTCATTATAAATTCAACAAGCACTCGTGCTCTCGTATTTCCAACATTAACCAAATGAATGCTTCGGGGCCGGCGGCGGCGCTGCAGTTACTCTGAAATTACAATTCTTGGAAGCAAATATTATTAAGATTGGTCAAGATACTAAAAACAAAGATTCAACGACACGAATAACGGTTCggaaaattattcaaaactgtCTTTAGGGAAAGCGGGTTGCCcggggttgtggaggtcagataggcagtcgctccatgtggcacacggGTACACGGCTGTACCTACATACCCAGCTGACCTCAACATGAAAAATGGCTAGGTTTagctcacaataaaaaaataaatgcctTAATCTTTTTGTgtttaacaaaaagttattcTAAACAAGATAAAAGGAAAATGAAAGGATTACAAAGTATTAAAAGACTAAATTCCGGATTAAACTGTTGAAATCTGAAGAAATTTATGCAAATCCCAACGGAACGCCTGCTAAATTGTCTTTGGCGTAGCCTTTTTgttgttaaaagaaaatttagAATTTATCAACCGCTTAGTTCCGGAGAAAAGGAAATTATGAACTACTTTATGGGTGTTGTTTGTAATATTGAACTTTAGGTTCCTTCCTAAAATATCATAGATTTACTGACTTTACTCGGAACAGGCTAATTATAACAGGCTTATTTCAACGGTAGCTAATTCAATGCCAAGATCGTCATTTTGTTTTTGCATTCGAAAACAATGAATTCTTAAGGTTCATTGTCACCatggaattaaaaaaagaacttataTTCTCTTGCGTTGCACCAGCAACTGCTCTAGAACCCAGCTCATCAGTCTCACTAAAACCTTTATGGTCATCAGAACTTCCTAGATCATCACAACTCCCACCTTCTTGCTTAAATCCTGAACTGTTATTAAAACCTCCTTGGTTTGCAGGTACTACACGCGAGGCGACACCAACTTCGATGAAATGATGGATGGCTTCTTCAGCATACTCTACAACAAGATGTTCACCGTACTCAACTCGCAGTATGAGTTTGATGAGAAGTAAGTACTTTTTCTACTACTCGAGAAATACCAGTACATACCAAGAATCATGTGATATCCCTTTaggaatttccaaaaaaaaaaacattatatgtGACCTAAGCTGTACCTAAATAAGTAAAATGCCATGCAATATTAGAGGAGTAAAAAAATCTAGGATcgaaaaagaaacaaagatcccaacgaattgaaaacctcctttttgggaagtcggttaataattaGGTAGAATATCAGTAGTTGACAGGCCAGCCGCTATGAAGATTGATGACAAGAAGTACGAATGACGTCACTGTAAGTGCAATAAACTGTTTCAATCAAGACAATAAGGTTTAATTGAGGATTTCGGTGAAAAACACTATGTAGCACTAAGTAACACTCTTGATACAAATATCAAAGGAGGACGATTAAAAGAAGGAAAATTATCACATGTCCAAATCTGAGTAttctcgcacccggataaaagtaaaaaaaatactgccaaGTTTGCAATATTGGTCTGTTTGATTCCGGTTGCTTTGAGCTAATGCTCAAATATTCTTAATAGAAGCACCAAACATGCTATGAATTTTCCCCTGAATGCATAAGTAGTccaaaatactaaaaacaaaacactgcagcttattatgaatgaaattcCTCACACTATCTGCCTGCTCTTCCGTATCTCCTGTCCTGTCCACTGACGcaaataccaataaatattaaattatacatactgagacaattattattgtgtatAGTCGTCAATCGTCACCCATTCATTACAATGAACGGCGCCGATTCTTACTTAATATGGTTCACTAAAATGTGACACAGTGTCATCAGTATTATGTCTAGACTTATGAATACTTTAATCATGATGTGTGTCACATATTGTATCGTTGTATAGTTcagttttattaagattttatgCAGATTCTGTTGAATCAAGTGTATGGTTGTCTGTGTTTGTATAGCTTGCTTTTGATGGTTTGTAGGTTACGGTatgaattgtttaaatattatttttgttcagcGATGCTCTGGTTTGATTTGGATGTGCAAGTCGTTAAATTTTTTGATCATCATATGTAGTATTCTTTGGTGTTATTACTTAGATTCTTACGGAATATTTGCGCCATTTTGAATGCCTAGTATTGGCATTTTACTTATATGTAGGTGCAATCTTTGTTGCTCACAAATGAAGCATGTTAACATAGCCACATTCTCAGACTCTGGTTCTTCCAGACTCCAGAACAGCTTACTTATTAAACTTACGAGATAGCCTATCTATTCTAAGCCAATAACCAAACAGTGTTGCAGATCACCTATTAAACTTCcaccacatacacacacagacaaacacGACTGCACTCTACTTCGCATTAAAAGCTCCGAAGCTCTGATACCGAGCACTGTGTCGCTCAGCAGGAAAACACTCCCATTGTTTATAAAGACGCCTCAATAAACCACTTTGGCAGACAGTTTTAGTGTTATGAACACGTAAACAAACGATTAGGAGCAATAATAGGTCATCAAGTGCCTGTAATAGAGCTTAAAGTGGCGTGAAACGCATCACGATATCGCTGTGAAGGGCTACCGGCATGTTTATGAGTTACAATCGAGTTATTAATGTTATTGCGTTTGAAGTGCTAAGTTGAGTGGTGACGGGTGGACAAAGGTTGTATATGACTTTTTGATTGCCATTAGCCGAATTGAGAGCTTCAGTTTCGTTACATGGACACTACATTAGTGTCAAATTTTTTGGATCTTTGCGCCTATGCCTTACGTAGAAGTAAAAGGTGTTACCGAAACAATGTAAACGCTCTTGCCATCTGCCCACTCTTCAAACacaacaaaaagtttattgttCCTAATTCAACATAATTACTCATTTCCCTCAATCTGTGCAGAATTCTGCTAAACTTCTGGAGATTAGCCCGAACACACATCCCGTCGGAAATGTTGTGTGCCTAAAGTTAGGCTGACCTAATACTGTTTTATCCTGGAATTTGCGCTAGACTGCGTTAGCGGCACAATGTATGAAGTTTATACGAGTATTACGTGTGAAAACGCAGTGAACATCACCCTCGGTATTTAGTGAGGAGGAAGTTAAATTGTAGATGCTTTTTATGTGCCTTTCACAgctattttcttttactttgtTCAATCTAGTAAAACATCGTGTTACAAACTAATTCGCGTTTTTAGGAGCACAAATTCCTCATGTAAAATATCGTTAAAGGCCTGCGGTCTCTAggattttttgcaaaattgcCACATTCTTAGACGGAtaaattacgaaataaaaattcGCACTCACTAAGAATACGACGAATTTGGGCATCATAATATTTCATCATATTTTCGCAGCGGCCTGTCGAATTACAAATTACCTCATACTCTTAAGCCGATAGgcaacaaataattattaatagctGGTCAATAAATAAACGTGTCCCATGACATAAtatgatatttcaattattgcAAACGATCAAATCTTTTGTTGTTCACGCATGACGTAAGGCGACAATCATTTTGAAGCTTCACGCCCTAAACGAATGGGCTGTGAGTTGTGGACGCCATATTTCATTGTAGGCATACATCGCGTTTAGCTAAGGTTATAAAAGTCAAGTGCTCTGTCCATTGATTGCTGTGACAAATTATTGTAGAGAATTTCAAACGTAGGCACGCTTGTCACTATTAATAATGCGAAAATGTCAGCTTTCTCACTAAACTCATACACTATTTATATCCTTATCTACTACTTGATGTAATAAAAATCTGACTAATTTATTCTGAAGTTCGAAAAACATCTAGTCAacgtcataaaaataatgtaattaagaTAACACAGAAATCTGCATTTTTGAATGTCAGTCTTACACACTTATTTCATTGGATTCTAGTTTTTTGAGGAAATAATTATTACCATAATAAAACTATCACGGAGAACTAGTACTTTACAAAAGCTACAGATTTACCAAAATATCGAATCTTTTTACATTGTCTACTAATTTACATTGTCCTAACCCCAATTTTTAATTACAGGTACCTAAAATGTGTGAACGAGCACATGCGCGACATTCAACCATTTGAAGACGTGCCGAACAAACTATCAGTGCAACTTCGCAGAGCCGTGGTAGCCACCAGAACCTTCCACAAGGCCCTGCGAGCTGGTGCTGATGTCGTCAGAAACATGATGCAGGTTTGTACAAGCACTAGACAACTTCTACATTCAAACTAAGAGTTCTACGACCTTCTAGAACATTTTCGCAACCCCAAATTACTAGGCGTAGGTATATCTCTCAACATGTGATGTACGCCGGAtggtggtctccactccagcctATGAATAAATATGAATGCAAACTAATAACTATTCCGCCTACTAAGCATGAATAATGTAATAGGTTATGGTAGCGAAACTCCGTTTAAGACCTTTTTGTATACAATAAGACATTTAGCTCTCCATGTGGCTGTGATTCATGCAACACCCGGAAGAGATACAAACAACGCATAAATCAACGATTATCTAACATCTTTTCAGCAAATATGGTGGTCAGTTTCTATTCTCTAAGGTCCAAAAAGGTCCTCTGCCATCGCCATAGATAATTGGACATCACATTAAGTATATCGGTGATTGCCGCGACAATTCTGGCTCTAGTCACCGACATCGCCAAATTGTGGGCACGTTTTAATTTGTCCAATGTCAAGCGTGCTATTACGATGCAAATATACGCTAATCAATGCGAATATAAATTCTGTTTGGCTCCTGACCTTCAACTTGTCTGAGGCACTGGGtatcattttataaaatgagtCATTATCCACGCGAGTCATTTGTCGTGCATTGATCCTGGCGCCATAAGTGATACCGGCCGAGGCCTTGGcattattaattgttattatctcggttttctttgatttatttttatttgtttcacttGTTGCCTTTTTAACGATGTTATTTAATTGGCACAATGGCAATAATCATCGAGTTTATTCGTATGTATGCTTCGTTTATTAGATCAACGAACTTGAGAGATAACGCGGCACTGTTGCGAACACTTATTCTCAACGCCCACTTTATCTAACGTCCAATTCTATTTCGCAATATGAACTTTGATTAGGCACATCAAACCTCTTTGatgttgtttaatttattgcCTACCCACATTACAATGAAGACCTTTGGTAATTATAAATGGAATGGAACCCATTATTCAACGCGCAAGACATTACTCTTTTTTTCTGGCATAGCGATCTTGTGTCATGGCGCATGGAGTTACAGAGTTTCAATGTATAATTTTTCGTTGCACAGGTGGAGATAACAAATGAATGCGTGACAGCGTGGGCTCGGCTGCGGTACTGCGGTAGCTGCGCTGGACACCAGCCGCCGGCGTGCACGCGGTACTGTCACAACGTCATCCGCGGTTGTCTGCCCGCGCACGCAGACCTTGGTGACCAGTGGGATGCCTATGTCGGTGAGTAAACTTTGAAAATTAAGATAGAATTGTCTAAACAATGCAAAGACAAGGATGTTTGGTTTTAAATTGGGATGTCTGTCTAAATTTTAGTtctaaaattatctttattgcATTTCAGACGCCGTAGACAAAGTGGCCGACCGTCTGCTCGGTCCATTCAACATAGCTATGGTAGTTGAACCTATAGACATCAAGATATCCGAAGCCATCATGAGCTTCCAAGAGCACAACCGGGAGATCTCGCAGAAGATATTTACGGGGTGcggaaagcccgtactgggagGAGGTGGTGGGGCTGGACCATTCTTTGCCCCCGGGGGCAAGACCCGCCGCTCCGTTCGCGCCATCCCAGACTTCGACTGGCCCCAAAAAGTCGATGATGTAGACGACTTCGAGATCGAAGCTTCGTTCGAAAGCTTATTAAACGAAGATCCTTCTATAGCAAGTTTACGGACCCCTGAAGGTATCCGTAAGGCTACAGAAGATATGGCTGAGCAGGCTAAATTGAGGGAGAGGTTCTTGCAGTACATGAAAGGAAATATAGACCTGCAAGAGTATGAGGAGCATGAGAGGAAGCGCCGTGACGCGGAGCCTGAGCCCGCGGCTGCCGGCGCTATGGACATCGACTTCAAGTCGTATGACTTCGACGAGAAGAAAGGACCTAAGAAGAAGAAGCCTTCAATGAAAAGCGAAGAGAGTCGCGGTAAGATTCCATAATTTCATTCACTGTCACTATTATATCATGCTATGTCCAAAAAACTAAGGTTTTTTCTGGAGTCTcttttgttgtctttttttctatttattgaattttcaattttgcCATCCATAAAGAGTTATTAGCCTATACTTTTAATGCTTTGACTTAGTGAACATACTAACTTCTCCCTCTCCCACAGGATCCGACTGGGGCGGTCCTGCCCTAGAGAAGCTGGTGCGCGAGACACGTGTGCGCATGCGCAACACGCGGCGCTACTGGAACCACCTCCCCGCGCTGCTCTGCACCACCACGTCTATCACCAGTGCGCCCTGCTTCAATGGATCTGATGTTGCTAGGTGAGacgagtatttttattttgctgggTGATACAGTACACTTTATTTATTGCACTAGGTAACAGGGGACACTTTGTAAATAAGGAATTAATGTATTGgatctaattaataaaaaataaacccaTGATCGTAGCCTGCAAATGAGAATTTAAACATGACTTATATCTAATGTAGCTGTAACTTGGCGCCCAACTTGGGACAAATGTGACATCTGAGTCGGTTCTAAAAGTCAAGTCTAACGATAAAATGAAATGATTGTAATTTTATGCAAACTCATTAACATTATTGTCTTACCTCGATAGACATTTTTACCAActcatgaaaattattttcttacctCAATATAAGTTTCaaattggcgcccaacgtgggaccaCACAAACCCACATCAAAATACCTGTTTCATAATACTCATCTTAATTTATTCCAGCTACACACTAAACGCCGCCAGCGAAGGTACAGCA is a genomic window containing:
- the LOC110376566 gene encoding glypican-4 isoform X1, giving the protein MAVRECCCDKLSPNKKSIFGLRMRSQILYLLLASCFLAMASAADSEGTCANVKTIFEKNGMLMAVDLQAQPNSDADGLCTNRGCCGAGARSRLTQAARTQLESALWSELSKLSDTLTNRAIKFDEFFKRLLKQSREEFHMMFKRTYGMIYEQHSYVFEQLFEQLERYYTRGDTNFDEMMDGFFSILYNKMFTVLNSQYEFDEKYLKCVNEHMRDIQPFEDVPNKLSVQLRRAVVATRTFHKALRAGADVVRNMMQVEITNECVTAWARLRYCGSCAGHQPPACTRYCHNVIRGCLPAHADLGDQWDAYVDAVDKVADRLLGPFNIAMVVEPIDIKISEAIMSFQEHNREISQKIFTGCGKPVLGGGGGAGPFFAPGGKTRRSVRAIPDFDWPQKVDDVDDFEIEASFESLLNEDPSIASLRTPEGIRKATEDMAEQAKLRERFLQYMKGNIDLQEYEEHERKRRDAEPEPAAAGAMDIDFKSYDFDEKKGPKKKKPSMKSEESRGSDWGGPALEKLVRETRVRMRNTRRYWNHLPALLCTTTSITSAPCFNGSDVASYTLNAASEGTAGLASNPEVRGTASPLATASVATQADSLRTLTARLKDAYNGVEVQWLDTDQKDLQVASSYGREVLEDVESGSGSGDWGTSDGLPTDDEDLNGYDTAGSGDSAPEDEDQTEREPEVPPRPVVTEPPFVPSIVDTPGTNNVNVRTRILTEPDTAGLPNTDTGTVVIADNADNADATEPETPRSQDIPPVREQPVAGAADSPSLQKALFTYALPVVCAWFGTIVTDLF
- the LOC110376566 gene encoding glypican-4 isoform X2 translates to MMFKRTYGMIYEQHSYVFEQLFEQLERYYTRGDTNFDEMMDGFFSILYNKMFTVLNSQYEFDEKYLKCVNEHMRDIQPFEDVPNKLSVQLRRAVVATRTFHKALRAGADVVRNMMQVEITNECVTAWARLRYCGSCAGHQPPACTRYCHNVIRGCLPAHADLGDQWDAYVDAVDKVADRLLGPFNIAMVVEPIDIKISEAIMSFQEHNREISQKIFTGCGKPVLGGGGGAGPFFAPGGKTRRSVRAIPDFDWPQKVDDVDDFEIEASFESLLNEDPSIASLRTPEGIRKATEDMAEQAKLRERFLQYMKGNIDLQEYEEHERKRRDAEPEPAAAGAMDIDFKSYDFDEKKGPKKKKPSMKSEESRGSDWGGPALEKLVRETRVRMRNTRRYWNHLPALLCTTTSITSAPCFNGSDVASYTLNAASEGTAGLASNPEVRGTASPLATASVATQADSLRTLTARLKDAYNGVEVQWLDTDQKDLQVASSYGREVLEDVESGSGSGDWGTSDGLPTDDEDLNGYDTAGSGDSAPEDEDQTEREPEVPPRPVVTEPPFVPSIVDTPGTNNVNVRTRILTEPDTAGLPNTDTGTVVIADNADNADATEPETPRSQDIPPVREQPVAGAADSPSLQKALFTYALPVVCAWFGTIVTDLF